In a genomic window of Carettochelys insculpta isolate YL-2023 chromosome 19, ASM3395843v1, whole genome shotgun sequence:
- the LOC142023129 gene encoding C-C motif chemokine 3-like, with protein sequence MVSAAAFAVLASALFCSVVFSAPVGLDTPSFCCFSHTARPIPRKTVVGYYETSSKCSLAAVVFITKKGRAVCADPSKSWVQLHVTTLARM encoded by the exons ATGGTCTCTGCGGCTGCCTTCGCTGTCCTTGCCAGCGCTCTCTTCTGCTCCGTGGTCTTCTCTGCTCCAG TGGGATTGGACACCCCGTCCTTCTGCTGCTTCAGCCACACGGCCCGCCCGATCCCACGCAAAACAGTGGTGGGTTACTATGAGACCAGTAGCaagtgctccctggctgctgtcGT GTTTATTACGAAGAAAGGCCGGGCTGTCTGTGCCGACCCCAGCAAGTCCTGGGTCCAGCTCCATGTCACCACCCTAGCTCGGAtgtga
- the LOC142023000 gene encoding C-C motif chemokine 4-like, translating into MKVSVAALAVLLIAAFCSQAFSAPIGSDPPTACCFSYTARQMPRNFVKDYYTTSSMCSQLGIVFITKKGREICAKPGEPWVEEYVNHLELN; encoded by the exons ATGAAGGTCTCCGTGGCTGCCCTCGCCGTTCTCCTCATCGCTGCATTCTGTTCCCAGGCCTTCTCCGCACCAA TTGGGTCTGATCCCCCGaccgcctgctgcttctcctacacAGCCCGGCAGATGCCCCGCAACTTCGTCAAGGATTATTACACCACAAGCAGCATGTGCTCTCAGCTGGGCATTGT ATTCATCACAAAGAAGGGCCGGGAAATCTGTGCCAAGCCTGGCGAGCCCTGGGTTGAAGAGTATGTGAACCACTTGGAGCTGAACTGA